A single window of Narcine bancroftii isolate sNarBan1 chromosome 1, sNarBan1.hap1, whole genome shotgun sequence DNA harbors:
- the glrx gene encoding glutaredoxin-1, whose translation MAREYVEAKIQAEKVVVFVKEACPYCTLAKSVLEKYDWKPDRLEIHDITGHPDMREIQDYFRSKTGASTVPRVFIGTECVGGGSDVQQLNDHGLLKDKLTAIGVLSS comes from the exons ATGGCGCGGGAGTACGTGGAGGCGAAAATCCAGGCGGAGAAAGTGGTGGTCTTTGTAAAGGAGGCCTGCCCTTACTGCACGTTGGCGAAGAGCGTGCTGGAAAAATACGACTGGaagccagacaggctggagaTCCACGACATTACCGGCCACCCCGACATGAGGGAGATCCAAGATTACTTCAGAAGTAAGACCGGGGCCTCGACG GTACCTCGTGTATTCATTGGGACAGAATGCGTGGGAGGTGGTTCAGATGTTCAGCAGCTGAATGACCATGGACTGCTGAAAGACAAACTGACTGCCATTGGTGTCCTATCATCCTAG